One window of the Emcibacter sp. genome contains the following:
- a CDS encoding D-alanine--D-alanine ligase, translating into MNKHVVVLKGGWSAEREVSLMSGAAVARALTNAGYNVTELDVTPDVYMDLVRIKPDVAFNALHGRWGEDGCIQGLLEILKIPYTHSGVRASAVAMDKIAAKNMFRTVNIPCAEDRLISGDELFKADPLPRPYVVKPANEGSSVGVVIVREGDNLTPDKPGPWQSDSLLMAEQFLPGRELTVSVMGDRALAVTELRPLSGFYDYEAKYQDGKTEHLIPAPLEDEMTGRLMHLALEAHEVLGCRGVSRADFRLDDGPDGDGVPYILEVNTQPGMTALSLVPEQAAHLGISFEELVSWMVEDASCDR; encoded by the coding sequence ATGAACAAGCATGTTGTGGTCCTGAAAGGGGGCTGGTCGGCTGAGCGCGAGGTTTCGCTGATGAGCGGGGCGGCGGTGGCCAGGGCCCTGACCAATGCCGGTTACAATGTCACCGAACTTGATGTGACACCCGATGTTTACATGGATCTTGTCCGGATCAAGCCGGATGTGGCCTTTAATGCCCTGCACGGCCGCTGGGGCGAGGATGGCTGCATCCAGGGCCTGCTCGAAATTCTGAAAATTCCCTATACCCATTCCGGGGTGCGGGCCTCGGCCGTGGCCATGGACAAGATCGCCGCCAAGAATATGTTCCGCACGGTCAATATTCCCTGCGCCGAGGACAGGTTGATTTCCGGCGATGAGCTGTTCAAAGCCGATCCCCTGCCGCGCCCTTATGTGGTCAAACCGGCCAATGAAGGATCCAGCGTCGGTGTGGTGATCGTGCGCGAAGGCGATAACCTGACCCCGGACAAGCCGGGTCCCTGGCAGTCTGACAGCCTGCTGATGGCGGAACAGTTCCTGCCCGGACGGGAATTGACAGTTTCCGTGATGGGCGACAGGGCGCTTGCGGTGACAGAGCTTCGTCCCTTAAGCGGCTTTTACGACTATGAAGCCAAATATCAGGACGGCAAAACCGAACATCTGATCCCGGCGCCGCTGGAGGATGAGATGACCGGTCGGCTGATGCATCTGGCGCTGGAGGCCCATGAGGTACTTGGTTGCCGCGGCGTGAGTCGGGCTGATTTCCGCCTTGATGACGGACCGGACGGCGATGGTGTTCCCTATATTCTGGAGGTCAATACCCAGCCCGGCATGACGGCGCTGTCACTGGTGCCGGAGCAGGCCGCCCATCTGGGGATTTCCTTTGAGGAGCTTGTCAGCTGGATGGTGGAGGACGCCTCATGCGATCGCTGA
- the murC gene encoding UDP-N-acetylmuramate--L-alanine ligase: MNKNIQPPSIGHPINIGILHFVGIGGIGMSGIAEVMHNFGYKVQGSDISENANVKRLQSLGIDVKIGQTAENLEGAWGIVVSSAIRADNPEMVEARARKMPVIRRAEMLAELMRLKWCVSIAGTHGKTTTTSMVAAVLDTAKYDPTVINGGIINAYGTNARLGEGDWMVVEADESDGTFVKLPSTVAVVTNIDPEHLDFYGDFETEKEAFRTFIENVPFYGFAAMCIDHPEVQALIGRITDRKIVTFGFSPQADIRGKGLKFVEGCAHFDVEISTRQGENVEILSDIILPMPGRHNVLNALAAIAVAHEMGIEAAVIREAFAAFSGVKRRFTRVDQVDGVTIVDDYAHHPVEISAVLAAAREAYQGKVIAVVQPHRYSRLKSLFDEFCACFNNADTVFVAPVYEAGESPIEGADRDSLVEGLHRFGHRQVSAIEGMADLPLKIAEVAEDGDIVICLGAGNITFWAYELPDALRALKGKGA, encoded by the coding sequence ATGAATAAGAATATCCAGCCCCCCAGCATCGGTCATCCCATCAATATAGGCATCCTGCATTTTGTCGGTATCGGCGGTATCGGCATGAGCGGCATAGCCGAAGTCATGCATAATTTCGGCTACAAGGTGCAGGGCAGCGACATTTCCGAAAATGCCAATGTCAAGCGGCTGCAAAGTCTGGGGATCGACGTCAAGATCGGACAGACTGCGGAAAATTTGGAGGGCGCCTGGGGTATTGTGGTGTCTTCCGCCATCCGGGCCGACAATCCGGAAATGGTCGAGGCCCGGGCCCGCAAGATGCCGGTGATCCGCCGGGCGGAAATGCTGGCCGAACTGATGCGCCTGAAATGGTGCGTGTCCATTGCCGGAACCCACGGCAAAACCACAACTACGTCCATGGTGGCTGCGGTTCTGGATACGGCCAAATACGACCCGACCGTGATTAACGGCGGCATCATCAATGCTTACGGCACAAATGCCCGCCTGGGTGAAGGCGACTGGATGGTGGTCGAGGCCGATGAATCCGACGGTACCTTTGTCAAACTGCCGTCGACGGTGGCCGTGGTTACCAACATTGACCCGGAACATCTGGATTTTTACGGCGATTTTGAAACGGAAAAAGAAGCCTTTCGCACCTTTATCGAGAATGTGCCCTTCTATGGGTTTGCCGCCATGTGTATTGATCATCCGGAGGTGCAGGCGCTGATCGGCCGGATTACCGACCGCAAGATCGTGACTTTCGGTTTTAGCCCGCAGGCGGATATTCGCGGCAAGGGCCTGAAGTTTGTAGAAGGCTGCGCCCATTTCGATGTGGAGATCAGCACCCGCCAGGGGGAGAATGTTGAAATCCTGTCTGACATCATTCTGCCCATGCCGGGTCGTCATAATGTGCTCAATGCGCTGGCGGCCATTGCCGTCGCCCATGAAATGGGGATTGAGGCTGCGGTGATCCGCGAGGCCTTTGCCGCCTTCTCAGGTGTGAAGCGACGCTTTACCCGGGTGGACCAGGTGGACGGTGTGACTATTGTTGATGATTACGCCCATCATCCGGTAGAAATCTCGGCCGTTCTGGCGGCCGCCCGAGAAGCCTATCAGGGCAAGGTCATCGCGGTGGTGCAACCTCATCGCTATAGTCGCCTGAAAAGCCTGTTTGACGAATTCTGCGCCTGTTTCAACAATGCGGATACGGTCTTTGTTGCGCCGGTCTATGAGGCCGGGGAAAGCCCCATTGAAGGGGCCGACCGGGATAGCCTGGTGGAAGGATTGCACCGTTTCGGTCATCGCCAGGTTTCCGCCATTGAGGGCATGGCTGATCTGCCCCTTAAAATAGCCGAGGTGGCTGAGGACGGGGATATTGTGATCTGTCTCGGGGCCGGGAATATTACGTTCTGGGCTTACGAACTGCCGGACGCCTTGCGCGCCCTGAAGGGAAAGGGGGCCTGA
- a CDS encoding cell division protein FtsQ/DivIB: MRSLMKFLIRKKEPLKRGEREVQSLKRRRQKDLVIRSVSVGTIACVVILSVYLWQSGMVSDAVQSTGERVQERLTDAGLVVAEIRIDGQQQTALDDIRKALAISHGESIMSLDLKAMRERVEALAWVEHASISRSMPDILTVRVKEYIPVALWQVDGHLWLVTRDGKRITDQKLSHFAALPMVVGRGADSAMPDYLDLQEGYPAVFEQVENAVRVGGRRWDLLMKQGITVRLPEKNVPDALEKFAQMQRDEKILEKEILAVDLRLENKTYIRLTPGEAKRRRLAAKTAEEEQI, encoded by the coding sequence ATGCGATCGCTGATGAAGTTTCTGATCCGGAAAAAAGAACCCCTCAAGCGGGGGGAACGGGAAGTCCAGAGCCTGAAACGCCGACGCCAGAAAGATCTGGTCATCCGCAGTGTGAGTGTCGGGACAATTGCATGCGTTGTGATCCTGTCTGTCTATCTGTGGCAGAGCGGCATGGTTTCAGACGCCGTCCAGAGCACCGGCGAGCGCGTTCAGGAACGGCTGACCGATGCGGGCCTGGTGGTGGCGGAAATCCGCATTGACGGCCAGCAACAGACGGCGCTGGATGATATTCGCAAGGCCCTGGCCATCAGTCACGGGGAAAGCATCATGTCCCTTGACCTCAAGGCCATGCGGGAACGGGTCGAGGCCCTTGCCTGGGTCGAGCATGCCAGCATCAGCCGTTCCATGCCCGATATCCTGACAGTCCGGGTGAAGGAATATATACCGGTTGCCCTGTGGCAGGTTGACGGCCATCTGTGGCTGGTGACCCGGGACGGCAAGCGGATCACCGACCAGAAACTGTCTCATTTTGCCGCACTTCCTATGGTGGTGGGGCGCGGCGCGGACAGCGCCATGCCGGATTATCTGGATCTGCAGGAAGGCTATCCCGCTGTTTTTGAACAGGTTGAAAATGCGGTCCGGGTCGGCGGGCGGCGCTGGGACCTGTTGATGAAACAGGGCATTACGGTGCGACTGCCGGAAAAGAATGTGCCCGATGCACTGGAAAAATTCGCTCAAATGCAGCGGGACGAGAAAATACTTGAAAAGGAAATACTGGCAGTGGATCTGCGTCTTGAAAATAAAACCTACATTCGCCTGACGCCCGGGGAGGCAAAGCGGCGCCGGCTGGCTGCGAAAACCGCCGAAGAGGAACAGATCTGA
- the murG gene encoding undecaprenyldiphospho-muramoylpentapeptide beta-N-acetylglucosaminyltransferase, which yields MKRRRTSHVVLSAGGTGGHMFPAVALKNELLRRGHRVTLITDERGLAYREYFGDVKILTVKSATFAGKSLLGKVGALFKVLGGIMEARSMLTMLRPGVVVGFGGYPSLPALRAAVSLGIPTCLHEQNAVLGRVNRLLAKKVDAVALSFENTLKADWEKYTYTVVTGNPVRKEIVELGDRTYPPIGEDKIFRILVIGGSQGARIFSEVVPAAISTLPRAVQRRLQITQQCREEDIEAVRATYANTKIAVELSTFISNLPECMEWSHLVIGRAGASTIAELTASGRPAILVPYSHATDDHQMENAKELVIAGGAWIFHEKEFNPSELAKMLQRLAKRPRDVWRAAEDSRKVGKPYAVKDLADLVERLALVKGDAGVIKVNKLESLIKPSVTEAESETSESEESRPALTAGERS from the coding sequence ATGAAACGTCGCCGCACCTCCCATGTTGTGCTTTCGGCCGGTGGCACCGGCGGGCATATGTTTCCCGCCGTCGCGCTGAAGAACGAGCTTTTGCGGCGCGGTCACCGGGTGACCCTGATTACCGATGAACGCGGGCTGGCGTATCGTGAGTATTTTGGCGATGTCAAAATCCTGACGGTCAAAAGCGCGACATTCGCCGGCAAGAGCCTTCTGGGAAAAGTCGGTGCCCTGTTCAAGGTTCTGGGCGGTATCATGGAAGCCCGCTCGATGCTGACCATGCTGCGGCCGGGGGTTGTGGTCGGTTTCGGCGGTTATCCGTCTTTGCCGGCACTCCGGGCGGCTGTCAGTCTTGGCATTCCCACCTGCCTGCATGAACAGAACGCGGTGCTGGGCAGGGTCAATCGCCTGCTGGCAAAGAAAGTGGATGCAGTCGCCCTGTCTTTTGAAAATACCCTCAAGGCGGACTGGGAAAAATATACTTATACCGTGGTGACCGGCAATCCGGTGCGCAAGGAAATCGTCGAGCTTGGCGACCGCACCTATCCCCCCATCGGCGAGGACAAAATCTTCCGCATTCTGGTCATTGGCGGCAGTCAGGGGGCGCGCATTTTCAGTGAAGTGGTGCCGGCGGCGATCTCTACTTTGCCTCGGGCCGTGCAGCGCCGGCTGCAGATTACCCAGCAGTGCCGGGAAGAGGATATTGAGGCGGTCCGCGCCACCTATGCAAACACAAAAATCGCTGTTGAACTTTCGACCTTTATTTCCAACCTGCCGGAGTGTATGGAATGGTCACATCTTGTGATCGGACGGGCCGGGGCGTCGACGATAGCGGAACTGACGGCTTCGGGGCGACCGGCCATTCTGGTGCCCTATTCCCATGCTACAGACGATCATCAGATGGAAAACGCCAAGGAGCTTGTGATTGCCGGCGGAGCGTGGATCTTCCATGAAAAGGAATTCAATCCCAGCGAACTGGCCAAGATGCTGCAGCGCCTGGCGAAAAGGCCGCGGGATGTATGGCGCGCCGCAGAGGACAGTCGCAAGGTGGGTAAGCCCTATGCGGTCAAGGATCTGGCCGACCTGGTGGAACGCCTGGCCTTGGTCAAGGGGGATGCGGGCGTCATAAAAGTGAACAAGCTGGAGAGTCTGATAAAACCTTCGGTAACTGAAGCAGAGAGTGAAACGAGTGAGAGTGAAGAATCCAGGCCGGCCCTTACGGCAGGGGAGCGGTCATGA
- the mraY gene encoding phospho-N-acetylmuramoyl-pentapeptide-transferase, translated as MLYSLLYPLSDDFGLFNLFRYLTFRTGGALFTAFLISFLCGPSIIGWLKVRQKKGQPIRTDGPEGHLLTKQGTPTMGGFLILLGLTLSTLLWMDLSSPYVWACLTVTSGFGVIGFLDDYRKITKSSSAGVSGRVKLLLEIIVALAAVLIITQAAAEETRSMLALPFLKDTMVNLGWFYIPFALLVIVGSSNSVNLTDGLDGLAIMPVIIASATFALIAYLVGNSIYSGYLQLTYVPGTGELAVFCAAIIGAGLGFLWYNAPPAMIFMGDTGSLSLGGALGTVAVIAKHEIVLVIVGGLFVLETVSVIMQVVSFKLTGKRVFRMAPIHHHYEKKGWAEPTIVIRFWIIAVLLALVGLATLKLR; from the coding sequence ATGCTCTATAGTTTGTTATATCCCCTCAGTGACGATTTCGGTCTGTTTAATCTGTTCCGTTATCTGACGTTTCGTACTGGTGGCGCATTGTTTACAGCCTTTCTGATCAGCTTCCTGTGCGGGCCGAGTATTATCGGCTGGCTCAAGGTTCGTCAGAAGAAGGGGCAGCCTATCCGCACCGACGGTCCGGAGGGACATTTACTGACCAAACAGGGAACCCCGACAATGGGCGGTTTTCTGATCCTGCTTGGTCTCACCCTCAGTACCCTTTTGTGGATGGACCTCAGCAGCCCCTATGTCTGGGCCTGTCTGACGGTAACCAGCGGTTTCGGGGTGATCGGATTTCTGGATGATTACCGCAAGATCACAAAATCCAGTTCCGCCGGTGTTTCAGGCCGGGTCAAGCTGCTGCTTGAAATCATAGTGGCGCTGGCGGCTGTCCTGATCATTACCCAGGCTGCGGCCGAAGAGACCCGCAGCATGCTGGCTCTGCCGTTTCTCAAGGATACCATGGTCAATCTGGGCTGGTTTTATATTCCGTTCGCCCTCCTGGTTATTGTCGGCTCCTCCAACAGCGTTAATCTGACCGACGGCCTTGACGGTCTTGCCATCATGCCGGTGATCATTGCCTCGGCGACTTTTGCCCTGATCGCCTATCTGGTGGGCAACAGCATCTACTCCGGTTACCTGCAACTGACCTATGTGCCCGGCACCGGTGAGCTTGCCGTTTTTTGCGCCGCCATTATCGGGGCGGGGCTAGGGTTTCTATGGTATAATGCGCCGCCGGCCATGATCTTCATGGGAGATACAGGCAGCCTGTCCCTGGGTGGCGCTCTGGGAACTGTGGCCGTGATTGCCAAACATGAAATCGTGCTGGTCATTGTCGGCGGTTTGTTTGTGCTGGAAACTGTGTCTGTGATTATGCAGGTGGTTTCCTTCAAGCTGACCGGCAAGCGGGTGTTTCGCATGGCGCCGATCCATCATCATTATGAAAAGAAAGGCTGGGCGGAACCGACTATTGTGATCCGCTTCTGGATCATTGCAGTGCTTCTGGCGCTGGTTGGTCTGGCTACTTTAAAACTGCGATAG
- a CDS encoding UDP-N-acetylmuramoylalanyl-D-glutamyl-2,6-diaminopimelate--D-alanyl-D-alanine ligase — translation MTENALWTGRELADVWKVEIDDNLACYGVSIDSRTVEDGDLFFALVGPNSDGHDYVKMSLEKGAAAAVVTHILEDVDPDRQIVVPDAFDALVKLGRAARARVDIPIIAVTGSAGKTGTKEALRLALSRDKKTHASILSYNNEIGVPLSLARMPRDAAYGIFEMGMNHKGELAKLVKLVRPHVAIITTVELAHGEFFENVEEIADAKAEILTCMEGEGVAILNHDNDHYARLEQRAREAGVGRVISFGSDPAADVHILRQVMHDTCSCVVADLCGKVMVYKVGMLGQHWIMNSLAVLAAVAQVGGDLGLAGLALAEMTPLKGRGKRHRIFFRDGSEASFLLIDESYNANPASMRAALAGQSQVRLNHRGRRIAVLGDMAELGEDTVQLHAGLADALTEAEIDRVYLVGENMKHLADNMNEQIYCAWFKSLDDLEPALLGDLQDNDVVMVKGSNSSGMFRLVDRMLEMVSPNIKKAVSA, via the coding sequence ATGACAGAAAATGCCTTATGGACCGGTCGGGAACTGGCAGATGTCTGGAAGGTTGAGATTGATGACAACCTGGCCTGTTACGGGGTATCAATTGACAGTCGCACTGTTGAGGACGGCGATTTGTTTTTTGCCCTGGTCGGGCCCAATTCCGACGGCCATGACTATGTAAAAATGTCCCTCGAAAAAGGCGCTGCCGCAGCCGTTGTTACACATATTCTTGAGGATGTGGACCCGGACCGGCAGATTGTTGTGCCAGATGCGTTTGATGCCCTGGTGAAGCTTGGCAGGGCGGCCCGGGCCAGGGTGGATATTCCCATCATTGCGGTTACCGGCAGCGCCGGCAAGACGGGCACCAAGGAAGCCCTGCGTCTGGCTCTGAGCCGGGACAAGAAGACCCATGCCAGTATCCTGAGCTATAATAACGAAATTGGTGTGCCCCTGTCCCTGGCGCGGATGCCGCGCGATGCGGCTTATGGTATTTTCGAGATGGGCATGAACCACAAGGGGGAATTGGCCAAGCTGGTCAAACTGGTGCGGCCCCATGTGGCTATTATTACCACGGTTGAACTTGCCCACGGCGAGTTTTTTGAGAATGTGGAAGAAATCGCTGATGCCAAGGCGGAAATCCTGACCTGTATGGAAGGCGAAGGCGTTGCCATTCTTAATCATGACAATGACCATTATGCCCGGCTGGAACAGCGGGCCCGGGAAGCCGGCGTCGGCCGTGTGATTTCCTTCGGCAGTGATCCGGCTGCGGATGTCCATATCCTGCGCCAGGTCATGCATGATACCTGTAGCTGCGTGGTGGCAGACCTTTGCGGCAAGGTGATGGTCTATAAGGTCGGCATGCTGGGACAGCACTGGATCATGAATTCTCTGGCGGTGCTGGCGGCGGTGGCCCAGGTCGGCGGCGATCTCGGGCTGGCCGGACTGGCGCTGGCGGAAATGACACCACTCAAGGGACGGGGGAAGCGCCACCGGATCTTTTTCCGCGATGGCAGCGAGGCCTCGTTCCTGCTGATCGATGAAAGCTACAATGCAAACCCGGCGTCCATGCGGGCAGCTCTTGCCGGGCAGAGCCAGGTCAGGCTTAATCATCGCGGCCGGCGGATTGCTGTTCTGGGTGATATGGCGGAACTTGGCGAGGATACGGTCCAGTTGCACGCCGGACTTGCTGATGCCCTTACAGAGGCCGAGATCGACAGGGTTTATCTGGTCGGTGAGAATATGAAACATCTGGCCGACAATATGAATGAACAGATCTATTGTGCATGGTTCAAAAGCCTTGATGACCTTGAACCGGCATTGCTTGGGGATCTGCAGGACAATGACGTGGTGATGGTCAAGGGATCAAACAGCAGTGGAATGTTCCGGCTGGTCGACAGAATGCTTGAAATGGTATCACCGAATATTAAAAAGGCCGTAAGCGCGTAA
- a CDS encoding UDP-N-acetylmuramoyl-L-alanyl-D-glutamate--2,6-diaminopimelate ligase — protein sequence MKLSDLLKDARTRFSAGLVVTGDVEVSGITADSRKVEPGFVFVALPGLTFNGADFIEDAIGKGAVAILCVPSARTANDSVIWITHEGPGRVFPHMVAAYFRRQPEHLAAVTGTNGKTSVASFTKQIWEHMGLKAASVGTLGVIAPGYNDYTGMTTPDPVTLHKAMSDLCDLGIDHVVFEASSHGLAQHRMDGLNISAAAFTNLTRDHYDYHGSEENYFYAKSRLFGEVMKPGSTAVLNADCPIVREVADICWARGHHVITVGRLDGDIRLLHQTSNPTGQEITVSHGANIYDIKLSLVGSFQAFNALMAVGLVIGCGGDPDQAFKSLSYLRPVEGRMEQAGRHPSGARIYVDYAHTPDALETALEALKPHVRGKLAVVFGCGGDRDTGKRELMGRVACEKADRVYVTDDNPRSEEPSAIRTEILKGCPLAAEIGNRAEAIRQAVDELEAGDLLLVAGKGHERGQEIAGQIHEFDDVSEVRSAIASLSVEKKGRGTTSGGVRT from the coding sequence ATGAAGCTTTCCGATCTGCTGAAAGATGCCAGAACCAGATTTTCCGCCGGACTTGTCGTGACCGGGGATGTCGAGGTCAGCGGCATTACGGCCGACAGCAGGAAGGTCGAGCCGGGTTTTGTGTTTGTGGCGCTGCCGGGCCTGACCTTTAACGGGGCCGATTTTATTGAGGATGCCATCGGAAAAGGCGCTGTTGCGATCCTGTGCGTGCCGTCTGCAAGGACGGCAAATGACAGTGTTATCTGGATCACTCATGAAGGTCCCGGTCGGGTTTTCCCCCATATGGTTGCGGCATATTTCCGCCGCCAGCCGGAACATCTGGCGGCTGTCACCGGCACCAACGGCAAAACCTCGGTGGCGTCCTTTACCAAACAGATCTGGGAACATATGGGCCTCAAGGCGGCGTCGGTTGGCACGCTGGGTGTGATTGCGCCGGGCTATAACGACTATACCGGCATGACAACGCCGGATCCCGTGACACTGCACAAGGCCATGAGCGACCTGTGTGACCTGGGCATTGACCATGTGGTTTTCGAGGCCTCCAGCCATGGCCTCGCCCAGCACCGGATGGACGGCCTGAATATTTCTGCGGCGGCCTTCACCAACCTGACGCGGGATCATTATGATTATCACGGCAGTGAAGAAAATTATTTTTACGCCAAAAGCCGCCTGTTCGGCGAGGTGATGAAGCCGGGCAGTACGGCGGTGCTTAACGCGGACTGTCCGATCGTCCGTGAAGTTGCCGATATCTGCTGGGCGCGCGGGCATCATGTGATTACAGTTGGCCGTCTGGACGGCGATATCCGCCTGTTGCACCAGACATCCAACCCGACTGGTCAGGAAATCACCGTTTCCCATGGCGCCAATATCTATGACATCAAGCTTTCACTTGTCGGCAGTTTTCAGGCCTTTAACGCCCTGATGGCGGTCGGGCTGGTGATCGGATGCGGTGGTGACCCGGATCAGGCTTTCAAATCGCTGTCCTATCTGCGCCCGGTGGAAGGGCGCATGGAGCAGGCCGGCCGGCATCCGTCCGGGGCGCGCATCTATGTGGATTATGCCCATACGCCGGATGCACTGGAAACGGCGCTTGAGGCACTGAAACCGCATGTGAGAGGCAAACTGGCGGTGGTTTTCGGCTGTGGCGGTGACCGTGATACCGGCAAGCGGGAACTGATGGGTCGTGTCGCCTGTGAAAAGGCAGACCGGGTTTACGTGACGGATGACAATCCCCGGTCCGAAGAGCCGTCAGCCATTCGGACCGAAATCCTCAAGGGTTGCCCGTTGGCCGCAGAAATAGGCAACCGGGCTGAGGCCATCAGGCAGGCTGTGGACGAACTGGAAGCCGGTGACCTGTTGCTGGTGGCCGGTAAAGGACACGAGCGCGGTCAGGAAATTGCCGGTCAAATACATGAATTCGACGATGTGTCAGAAGTACGTTCGGCCATCGCCAGTCTTTCCGTTGAGAAAAAAGGTCGGGGTACGACATCGGGAGGGGTGCGAACATGA
- the ftsW gene encoding putative lipid II flippase FtsW: MTVFSRTDTSILSDWWWTVDRWLLMSLALLIGLGIVMTFGASPAIAEKLGLDSFHFVRRQLLFLTVSLVSLFGVSLLPPRMIRRLGVIMFLVCLLLLVLTWLVGPEAKGAQRWLRIGSFTLQASEFMKPAFIIVSAWMFSEARKSPGFPGWKIAIGLYLLVVSLLVIQPDFGQTVLITVVWSAMFFMAGLPMVWVGAFVGLGLSGIVMAYMFLPHVTSRIDRFLNPESGDTFQVDMAMNAFKSGGLFGRGPGEGAVKKILPDAHTDFIFAVAGEEFGIIICVLIVSVFAVIVVRGMVNLMKETDLFVFLSVAGLLIQLGLQAFINIGVNLAVLPSKGMTLPFISYGGSSLLSVSIGMGMVLALTRRNSRYGHANPATGWRLV, translated from the coding sequence ATGACCGTTTTTTCCCGGACAGATACAAGTATTCTCAGCGACTGGTGGTGGACTGTTGACCGCTGGCTGTTGATGTCGCTTGCGCTTCTGATCGGGCTCGGCATTGTCATGACCTTCGGGGCAAGCCCGGCCATTGCCGAGAAGCTCGGTCTTGACAGCTTTCATTTTGTCCGCCGACAGCTCCTGTTTCTGACGGTTTCGCTTGTCTCCCTGTTTGGAGTATCATTGTTGCCGCCGCGCATGATCCGCCGTCTCGGCGTCATTATGTTTCTGGTCTGCCTGCTGCTTCTGGTTCTGACCTGGCTGGTCGGGCCCGAGGCCAAGGGCGCGCAGCGCTGGCTCAGGATTGGCAGCTTCACCCTGCAGGCGTCCGAATTCATGAAGCCGGCTTTTATCATTGTGTCCGCCTGGATGTTTTCCGAGGCTCGTAAAAGTCCCGGATTTCCCGGCTGGAAAATTGCCATCGGGCTCTATCTTCTTGTGGTCAGCCTGTTGGTCATCCAGCCCGACTTCGGTCAGACGGTGCTGATCACCGTGGTCTGGAGCGCCATGTTTTTCATGGCCGGACTGCCCATGGTCTGGGTTGGCGCCTTCGTCGGACTGGGGCTGAGCGGTATCGTGATGGCCTATATGTTCCTGCCCCATGTGACGAGCCGTATCGACCGTTTTCTCAATCCGGAAAGCGGGGATACCTTCCAGGTCGATATGGCCATGAATGCCTTCAAGAGCGGAGGCCTGTTCGGGCGCGGTCCGGGCGAGGGCGCGGTCAAGAAAATCCTGCCCGACGCCCATACGGATTTTATTTTTGCCGTGGCGGGTGAGGAATTCGGCATTATCATCTGTGTGCTGATTGTCTCTGTCTTTGCCGTGATTGTGGTGCGCGGCATGGTCAATCTGATGAAGGAAACGGATCTGTTTGTTTTCCTGTCTGTTGCCGGTCTTCTGATCCAGCTTGGCCTGCAGGCCTTTATCAATATTGGGGTTAATCTGGCGGTGCTGCCCAGCAAGGGCATGACCCTGCCCTTTATCAGTTACGGCGGATCCTCGCTGCTGTCTGTATCCATCGGAATGGGTATGGTGTTGGCCCTGACGCGGCGCAACAGCCGTTACGGCCACGCCAATCCGGCAACGGGCTGGAGGCTGGTATGA
- the murB gene encoding UDP-N-acetylmuramate dehydrogenase produces the protein MTVSAATSLSFTDNLPLVRGKYEFDAPLARYTWFKVGGPAAVLFTPEDEADLAAFLRGLSLDVPLLCLGVGSNLLIRDGGFDGVVIRFGKKFARIDVKETQIYAGAGAPDIAVAAAARDADLAGFEFLRGIPGTIGGAIRMNAGAYEREMADVLVEAQALDRAGNEHHFSLTDMDYSYRHSNLPENLIFTGAILQGTPDLKENIERRMQEIADAREESQPLRTRTGGSTFKNPDGHKAWQLIDEAGCRGLRVGGAHVSEKHCNFLINDENGTAADIEMLGEEVRRRVKDTSGVELEWEIRIVGESAEDRS, from the coding sequence ATGACTGTATCTGCGGCTACATCCCTGTCCTTCACTGACAATTTGCCCCTCGTGCGCGGCAAATATGAATTTGATGCGCCGCTGGCCAGATATACATGGTTCAAGGTCGGCGGCCCGGCTGCGGTTCTGTTCACGCCCGAGGACGAGGCCGATCTGGCCGCCTTCCTGCGCGGCCTGTCCCTGGATGTGCCGCTGCTCTGTCTCGGGGTTGGCTCAAACCTGCTGATCCGGGACGGCGGTTTTGACGGGGTGGTGATCCGGTTCGGCAAGAAATTTGCCCGGATTGACGTGAAGGAAACGCAGATTTATGCCGGTGCAGGGGCGCCCGATATCGCGGTGGCTGCTGCCGCCCGTGACGCCGATCTGGCCGGGTTCGAGTTTTTGCGCGGCATTCCCGGGACCATCGGCGGGGCGATCCGCATGAATGCCGGGGCTTACGAACGGGAAATGGCCGATGTGCTGGTCGAGGCACAGGCCCTGGACCGGGCCGGAAACGAGCATCATTTTTCCCTGACGGACATGGATTACAGCTATCGTCATTCGAACCTGCCGGAAAATCTGATTTTTACCGGCGCGATCCTGCAGGGCACACCGGACCTGAAAGAGAATATCGAACGGCGCATGCAGGAAATTGCCGATGCGCGCGAGGAAAGCCAGCCGCTCAGGACCCGCACCGGCGGCAGCACCTTTAAAAACCCTGACGGTCACAAGGCCTGGCAGCTGATTGACGAGGCCGGATGCCGCGGTCTTCGCGTCGGCGGCGCGCATGTGTCGGAAAAACACTGTAATTTCCTGATCAATGACGAAAATGGAACGGCTGCGGATATTGAAATGCTGGGCGAAGAAGTCCGCCGGCGGGTGAAGGATACATCAGGTGTCGAGCTTGAGTGGGAAATCCGCATCGTCGGTGAAAGCGCGGAGGATCGGTCATGA